In a single window of the Trichoderma breve strain T069 chromosome 6, whole genome shotgun sequence genome:
- a CDS encoding d-isomer specific 2-hydroxyacid dehydrogenase, NAD binding domain-containing protein: MSSARDITPSAPIPQRTVVSSWGQNLSTSPVATFQSPPASLGGMLPRKSVPKILKPFNTQDIKILLLENVNQTGRDILTGQGYQVEALKTSLPEDQLIEKIREVHVIGIRSKTKLSEKVLSEAKNLLVIGCFCIGTNQVDLTYAARRGIAVFNSPFANSRSVAELVIAEIITLARQLGDRSIEMHRGTWNKVSAKCWEIRGKTLGIVGYGHIGSQLSVLAEAMGMNVIYYDVVTLMALGTARQVPSLENLLEEADFVTLHVPDLPETRNMISTAQLDRMKLGSYLINASRGTVVDIPALVKAMRSGHIAGAALDVYPNEPAGNGDYFTNNLNQWAEELRSLSNLILTPHIGGSTEEAQRAIGVEVAEALVRYINQGITLGSVNLPEAQLRSLTLDEPDHARVIYIHRNIPGVLRKVNEILGDHNVDKQISDSKGDLAYLMADISNVKYEEIKDIYESLEGLSSCIVTRVLY; the protein is encoded by the exons ATGTCTTCAGCTCGCGATATCACTCCCAGCGCCCCAATTCCCCAGAGAACTGTAGTCTCTAGCTGGGGGCAGAACCTCTCAACTTCGCCCGTTGCCACCTTCCAGTCACCTCCAGCCAGCCTTGGTGGCATGCTGCCTCGCAAGAGCGTACCGAAGATTCTGAAGCCCTTCAACACCCAAGATATCAAGATCCTGTTGTTGGAGAATGTCAACCAGACCGGACGGGATATTCTCACGGGCCAGGGCTACCAAGTCGAAGCTCTGAAGACTTCGCTTCCCGAGGATCAGCTCATTGAGAAAATCCG TGAGGTCCATGTTATCGGTATCCGCTCCAAGACAAAGTTGAGCGAGAAGGTTTTGAGCGAGGCCAAGAACCTGCTCGTTATCGGATGCTTCTGTATCGGAACCAACCAGGTCGACCTCACTTATGCTGCTCGTCGTGGTATTGCTGTTTTCAACTCCCCATTCGCAAACTCTCGCAGTGTTGCGGAACTGGTCATTGCCGAAATCATCACCCTGGCCCGACAGCTCGGCGATCGATCCATTGAGATGCACCGCGGCACCTGGAACAAAGTCAGCGCAAAGTGCTGGGAGATCCGTGGAAAGACTCTGG GAATTGTCGGCTATGGACACATTGGATCTCAATTGTCCGTTCTTGCTGAGGCTATGGGAATGAATGTCATCTACTATGACGTAGTGACTTTGATGGCACTGGGAACCGCTCGCCAGGTCCCTTCATTGGAAAACCTCTTGGAGGAGGCCGACTTCGTTACTCTCCACGTACCGGATCTTCCCGAAACAAGAAATATGATTTCGACCGCTCAGTTGGACCGCATGAAGTTGGGATCTTATCTTATCAACGCCAGCCGTGGAACCGTTGTCGACATCCCTGCCTTGGTAAAGGCCATGCGCTCAGGGCACATCGCGGGTGCTGCTCTGGATGTTTACCCCAACGAGCCAGCTGGCAACGGCGATTACTTCACCAACAACTTGAACCAATGGGCTGAGGAACTCCGCAGCTTGAGCAACCTCATTCTTACTCCCCATATCGGTGGAAGCACAGAAGAGGCACAGCGTGCCATTGGTGTTGAGG TTGCTGAGGCATTGGTCCGTTACATCAACCAAGGTATCACTCTGGGAAGTGTCAACCTTCCCGAGGCTCAGTTGAGATCTCTTACTTTGGACGAGCCAGACCATGCCCGA GTCATCTACATCCATCGCAATATTCCCGGTGTGCTCCGCAAAG TCAACGAGATTCTCGGCGACCACAATGTCGATAAGCAGATCAGCGACAGCAAGGGAGAT CTGGCCTATCTGATGGCCGATATCAGCAACGTGAAATAtgaggagatcaaggacaTTTATGAGAGCCTAGAGGGTCTCAGCT CTTGCATCGTGACAAGAGTCCTCTACTAG
- a CDS encoding alpha/beta hydrolase fold domain-containing protein, translated as MFSPLRSRLVSAARLSTCRNVRLVSTTTYPQPVSPLAFDLHAPASPKADEKTAPIIFMHGLFGSKKNNRAISKALARDLKTHVYTVSVKDLRNHGESPHDPRHDYLAMTEDVLAFIDQHGLKEPTLIGHSMGAKTAMSVALRSPETVSRVVAVDNAPTDATLSRTFASYVRGMKKIQEAKVTRQSEADAILQEYEESLPIRQFLLGNLYRSQEDGIQKFRVPLDILGRSLDHLGDFPYKNPGEARYTKPSLFVRGTQSKYVPDDVLPIIGQFFPRFRLADVDAGHWLISEKPEAFRQAVVSFLQEP; from the exons ATGTTCTCACCTCTGCGCTCGCGGCTTGTAAGTGCCGCCCGGTTGAGCACGTGCCGTAATGTGCGACTGGTTTCTACCACAACGTACCCTCAACCGGTCTCTCCATTAGCTTTCGATCTTCATGCGCCTGCGAGCCCCAAGGCCGATGAGAAAACAGCGCCGATAATCTTTATGCATGGCCTTTTCGgatccaagaagaacaacaGAGCAATCAGCAA AGCCCTGGCCCGGGATCTGAAGACCCACGTATATACTGTG AGTGTAAAGGATCTTAGGAATCATGGAGAATCTCCCCACGATCCCCGTCACGACTATCTTGCCATGACTGAGGATGTATTGGCCTTCATTGACCAGCATGGTCTCAAAGAGCCTACTTTGATAGGCCATTCCAT GGGAGCGAAGACGGCCATGTCTGTTGCCCTCCGTTCACCAGAAACGGTTTCAAGGGTTGTCGCAGTTGACAATGCCCCTACCGACGCCACGCTCAGTAGAACCTTTGCTTCCTACGTTCgagggatgaagaagatccagGAAGCCAAAGTCACCCGCCAATCCGAAGCAGATGCTATTCTCCAAGAGTACGAAGAG TCGCTGCCAATTCGCCAATTTCTGTTAGGAAACTTGTATCGTTcacaagaagatgggatTCAAAAGTTTCGCGTCCCTCTGGATATTCTAGGTCGATCACTCGACCATCTTGGAGACTTTCCTTACAAGAATCCAGGGGAGGCACGGTACACAAAGCCATCCCTTTTCGTACGAGGCACTCAGAGCAAATATGTGCCAGACGACGTGCTGCCTATCATTGGCCAATTTTTCCCACGCTTTCGATTGGCCGACGTTGACGCCGGTCACTGGCTAATATCGGAAAAACCTGAGGCTTTTAGACAAG CTGTGGTGAGCTTTCTGCAAGAGCCATGA